Proteins from one Penaeus vannamei isolate JL-2024 chromosome 8, ASM4276789v1, whole genome shotgun sequence genomic window:
- the LOC113805196 gene encoding polycystin-1-like protein 3 — protein MASVRVMLLLWSLAVLSVLAQHQDEKSITQKTKEPKPASKKQDLEEGSGKEEKENAEKLLQDLYIHSANPMLVSYLGHLATPRDLSQLDAIIRRQRQIRFKSSYQELPVVLRQPVGAKDLTGLSYFIRVDVDEDPPPSTALTLLPEGARTYFPPQVTTPHRKIKSRPHKDKKEKDEDPPLLLQELKGQKTSRGPQRDGPSKPVAVGGYRDDSDHLTSKTSSTSTASRLVASPPSSSFFSPANPTLSQANDPKFLAKGLTVSSRYTTFPQSSSQDKSLTSGHSSSQLSPASENLIIHNSLPSVSSASFLPSPSGPAQFSSNVSGAPDPFHSSIVTSQPIFIFESPGSTSSKASTGSFASLPASLSPGKALNVPSQYLELPNRFPLHPGVSLPTQSLGQAPSVSQSFAIPSSPSLDIQNHSQHLDLPSNPSPESSRTLHTAKSAAISSDQKTPLLPNSLRLSKAIQVFSHPSSQSTLPFHELSSIIDTQPTQVLSNSPASSVSFEVSQELEPPSHPFPQSGHPSNPLPVPSPLSSNPSRPSKSFPRPFSPPPLPQPSPLRQSRPQGTPSSSSSASLITTASLGAKASSTPASPTPTQKLSQESLSASKLQANTNTFSKHRSRQNQTPLTSSKVSDPRPNAKAKSISSKPVNSIEQSESLRRGRSEGRGQGGSRNREKDRGSGDGEGRQIQSGINSATPADGKTRNVLNSDDPYVNSIPGRSGIDYPTFQTLPKTGFDCSSKQSGGYYADPEADCQVFHVCWGRRRASFLCPIGTIFNQQVLVCDWWYNVDCAATPEHEGVNAGIWEPRVTRNRL, from the exons ATGGCGTCTGTCCGAGTTATGTTGCTGCTATGGAGTCTAGCAGTATTGTCTGTGTTGGCGCAACACCAGGATGAAAAGT CTATCACACAGAAGACGAAGGAACCGAAACCCGCATCCAAGAAACAAGATttagaagaaggaagtgggaaagaggaaaaagaaaatgcagagaAGTTATTGCAAGACCTCTATATCCACTCGGCCAATCCCATGCTGGTCTCCTACCTGGGTCATCTGGCCACGCCCCGTGACCTCTCCCAGCTCGATGCCATCattagg CGGCAGAGGCAGATTCGCTTCAAGAGCTCCTACCAAGAGCTTCCAGTGGTGCTCCGGCAGCCGGTCGGGGCAAAAGACCTCACAGGCCTTTCGTACTTCATCCGCGTGGACGTTGACGAGGACCCGCCGCCCAGCaccgccctcaccctccttcccgaGGGCGCCAGGACCTACTTCCCGCCACAGGTCACGACGCCCCACCGCAAGATCAAGAGTCGCCCTCacaaggataagaaggagaaagatgaagacccTCCGCTGCTTCTGCAGGAGCTCAAGGGCCAGAAGACATCCAGGGGCCCGCAAAGGGACGGGCCCTCCAAGCCTGTCGCAGTTGGTGGTTATCGAGATGACAGTGATCATTTGACTTCGAAGACTTCCTCGACTTCAACAGCCTCCAGACTTgtagcctcccccccttcctcttccttcttctctcctgcaAATCCCACACTATCCCAAGCCAATGACCCAAAGTtcctggcgaagggactgacagTCTCCTCGCGCTATACCACTTTCCCTCAATCTTCGAGTCAAGACAAGTCCCTCACCTCTGGCCACTCCTCTTCGCAACTTTCGCCAGCTTCGGAAAATCTAATCATCCACAACTCATTGCCATCTGTTTCTTcggcttccttccttccatccccaagTGGCCCTGCTCAATTCAGCTCAAATGTATCGGGTGCTCCAGATCCGTTCCATTCTAGTATCGTGACATCGCAGCCAATCTTTATTTTTGAATCTCCTGGGTCTACGTCTTCAAAGGCTTCCACCggttctttcgcttctcttcctgcttccctaTCTCCGGGAAAAGCATTAAATGTACCTTCACAATATCTGGAACTTCCTAATCGGTTTCCTCTACATCCAGGAGTCTCTTTGCCTACTCAGTCTCTCGGTCAAGCTCCGTCTGTTTCCCAATCCTTTGCCATTCCTTCCAGTCCTTCTTTAGATATTCAGAATCACTCTCAGCACCTAGATCTTCCTTCAAATCCTTCTCCTGAATCTTCCCGAACTCTTCATACGGCAAAATCGGCTGCCATTTCATCTGATCAAAAGACCCCTCTTCTTCCAAATTCTTTACGGCTGTCGAAAGCCATTCAAGtgttctctcatccctcctcgcAGTCAACACTACCCTTCCATGAGCTTTCTTCTATCATTGATACTCAGCCTACCCAAGTCCTCTCTAACTCGCCTGCTTCATCAGTGTCGTTTGAAGTTTctcaggagctggaacctccctctcatccctttcctcaGTCTGGACATCCTTCGAATCCTCTTCCGgtaccttctcctctttcttccaatcCTTCACGGCCATCGAAATCTTTTCCGcgacccttttctcctcctcctcttcctcagccttctcctcttcgtcagtCCCGTCCGCAAGGCAcgccctcctcttcatcctcagcATCATTAATAACGACAGCTTCGCTTGGTGCCAAAGCCTCATCTACCCCCGCTTCGCCAACTCCCACTCAGAAACTATCGCAAGAATCGCTATCAGCTTCCAAACTTCAGGccaacacaaacacattctcCAAACATCGGTCTCGGCAAAACCAGACTCCATTAACCTCTTCTAAAGTGTCCGATCCTAGGCCTAACGCTAAAGCTAAATCGATTTCTAGTAAGCCAGTTAACAGCATCGAACAAAGCGAGTCCCTCCGGCGAGGCAGGAGTGAGGGACGCGGGCAAGGtggaagcagaaacagagaaaaagacagaggaagtggagacggagaaggaagacaaaTTCAAAGCGGAATAAACTCCGCCACTCCTGCAGACGGTAAGACGCGCAATGTTCTTAACTCTGACGATCCCTACGTCAACTCGATACCCGGACGTAGTGGCATCGACTACCCGACCTTCCAGACTTTGCCCAAAACAGGGTTCGACTGTTCCAGCAAGCAGTCGGGCGGTTACTACGCTGATCCGGAAGCCGATTGCCAG GTGTTCCACGTGTGTTGGGGAAGAAGAAGGGCTTCATTCCTCTGTCCAATTGGAACAATATTCAATCAACAAGTCCTCGTGTGCGACTGGTGGTACAATGTGGATTGTGCCGCCACGCCTGAGCACGAGGGGGTCAACGCCGGCATCTGGGAACCGAGAGTAACGAGAAATCGCTtatag